The Nodosilinea sp. PGN35 genome has a window encoding:
- a CDS encoding TIGR04282 family arsenosugar biosynthesis glycosyltransferase, whose amino-acid sequence MAQPPARAAAGLPKQPFGLLMFTRYPEPGRTKTRLIPHLGAAGAATLQRQMAEHVLHQVTAAAQALPLAVEVHFAGGSVAQMQQWLGDTVTYRAQSSGDLGDRLVAAFRQSFELGRPGAIAVGSDCPALGAHHLEAALQALERGAVALGPATDGGYYLIGLRQLEPALFETIAWGTERVLEQTLAAATARGLAVELLPPLTDIDTPADLPQWERIVSGGL is encoded by the coding sequence ATGGCACAACCACCGGCCAGGGCTGCCGCCGGGCTGCCCAAACAGCCCTTTGGCCTGCTGATGTTTACCCGCTACCCAGAGCCGGGGCGCACCAAAACCCGCCTGATTCCCCACTTGGGAGCGGCGGGGGCGGCAACTCTCCAGCGCCAGATGGCGGAGCATGTGCTGCACCAGGTGACCGCTGCGGCCCAGGCGCTGCCCCTGGCGGTGGAAGTTCATTTTGCCGGGGGCAGCGTGGCCCAAATGCAGCAATGGCTGGGCGATACAGTCACCTACCGGGCTCAGAGTTCGGGGGATCTCGGCGATCGCCTGGTTGCCGCCTTCCGCCAGAGCTTTGAGCTGGGTCGGCCAGGGGCGATCGCCGTTGGCAGCGACTGCCCGGCTCTGGGGGCCCACCACCTGGAGGCCGCCCTCCAGGCGCTAGAGCGGGGGGCGGTGGCCCTTGGTCCCGCCACCGACGGCGGCTACTACCTGATCGGCCTCCGGCAGCTAGAGCCCGCCCTATTTGAAACCATTGCCTGGGGCACCGAACGGGTGCTAGAGCAAACCCTGGCGGCGGCCACCGCCCGAGGGCTCGCCGTAGAACTGCTGCCCCCCCTCACCGATATTGACACCCCCGCCGACCTGCCCCAGTGGGAGCGCATTGTCAGCGGGGGGCTTTAG
- the petG gene encoding cytochrome b6-f complex subunit V codes for MVEPLLSGIVLGFIPVTLAGLFVAAYMQYRRGNQFDL; via the coding sequence GTGGTTGAGCCTCTGCTGAGCGGCATTGTTCTCGGGTTTATTCCCGTCACCCTGGCCGGGCTTTTCGTCGCGGCCTACATGCAGTATCGCCGGGGCAATCAGTTCGATCTGTAG
- a CDS encoding rhodanese-like domain-containing protein: protein MPTPLAPVLKPWRACAWWAIDRWVRQAFPEVPTLTTQDLAAWLNGDKEPLPILLDVRRDDEFAVSHLPAASRAADLDTVLALGLDRDRPIVAYCSVGYRSARLVHQLQAEGYTEVYNLAGSIFQWANQGRSLVGPGQPQVHPYNSLWGMLLKPGLASSTSEGGRQ, encoded by the coding sequence ATGCCAACTCCCCTTGCCCCCGTCCTTAAACCCTGGCGAGCCTGCGCCTGGTGGGCCATTGACCGCTGGGTAAGGCAGGCATTCCCAGAAGTGCCGACCCTGACAACCCAGGATCTGGCCGCTTGGTTGAACGGAGACAAAGAGCCTTTACCCATTCTGCTCGATGTCCGCCGAGACGACGAGTTCGCGGTTAGCCATCTGCCTGCGGCCAGCCGTGCCGCCGACCTAGACACCGTCCTGGCCCTGGGGTTAGACCGCGATCGGCCCATCGTAGCTTACTGTTCGGTGGGCTACCGCTCAGCCCGGCTGGTGCACCAGCTCCAGGCCGAGGGCTACACCGAGGTATATAACCTGGCGGGGTCAATCTTTCAGTGGGCCAACCAGGGGCGATCGCTGGTGGGCCCGGGCCAACCTCAGGTACATCCCTACAACTCGCTCTGGGGCATGCTGCTCAAACCGGGGCTGGCCTCATCCACCAGCGAGGGCGGCAGACAATAG
- a CDS encoding DUF547 domain-containing protein, translating to MLNFTPWNTLLQTYVDDQGRVDYARWQRQAVPDLDAWLASLPNSRNDLALEESLALLINLYNALAIQQVLRRYPTDSILPKVLGVPNWLAFWRFFSRSLYPLDGQPTSLNGIEHGLLRPQFKEPRIHFALVCASGGCPILRNEAYWPDIVEAQLETDAHRFIHNPDKVRYDADTGVLYCSKIFKWYGEDFLRVAPSVPDYIGTYLSPTPPLSALTAVRYLPYSWRLNDQTP from the coding sequence ATGCTGAATTTTACCCCCTGGAATACGCTGCTCCAGACCTATGTGGACGATCAGGGCCGGGTAGACTACGCCCGCTGGCAGCGCCAGGCCGTTCCCGATCTCGACGCCTGGTTGGCCTCTCTGCCCAACAGCCGCAACGACCTGGCCCTTGAAGAATCGCTAGCTCTGCTGATCAATCTCTACAACGCCCTCGCCATTCAGCAGGTGCTGCGGCGATACCCCACCGACTCAATTTTGCCAAAGGTGCTGGGGGTGCCCAACTGGCTGGCCTTCTGGCGGTTCTTTAGCCGCTCTCTCTACCCCCTCGACGGCCAACCCACCAGCCTCAACGGCATTGAGCACGGCCTCCTGCGACCCCAGTTCAAAGAGCCCCGCATTCACTTTGCCCTGGTGTGTGCTTCAGGGGGCTGCCCCATTCTGCGCAACGAGGCCTACTGGCCCGACATTGTTGAGGCCCAGCTCGAAACCGACGCCCACCGCTTTATCCACAACCCCGACAAGGTGCGCTACGACGCCGACACCGGAGTACTCTATTGCAGCAAAATCTTTAAGTGGTATGGCGAGGACTTTTTGCGGGTCGCCCCCTCGGTGCCCGACTACATTGGCACCTACCTCAGCCCGACTCCCCCCCTCTCGGCCCTGACGGCGGTGCGCTACCTGCCCTACAGCTGGCGGCTGAACGATCAAACCCCTTAA
- a CDS encoding diguanylate cyclase, whose product MTSPSDASPDTDLCRALDQLRQENQRLRQENADLHIALSTTAEHGDLIEADLHTANQRLQAEMVERLRAEATLKTLIDLISRQKADLEIIMHTIMEHGDTLDTQWHQKFCAAMVRADIDGLTQIANRRRFDEYLVQQWENLAAEQRPLAIVLCDLDAFKLYNDTYGHPAGDTCLVQVATVLRHCLHHPNDLVARYGGEEFVAILPRTTLAEAQVVAQRFQREVLGLRIPHQYSTVAPVVTVSIGVAGTIPQPQVSAAELVQRADEQLYRAKHLGKNQIFAASL is encoded by the coding sequence ATGACCAGCCCCTCCGATGCATCCCCCGATACTGACCTCTGCCGAGCGCTCGACCAGCTGCGCCAGGAGAACCAGCGCCTGCGTCAGGAAAACGCTGATCTGCACATTGCCCTCTCGACTACCGCTGAGCACGGCGACCTGATTGAGGCCGATCTGCACACCGCCAACCAGCGGCTCCAGGCCGAGATGGTCGAGCGGCTGCGGGCCGAGGCCACCCTCAAAACCCTGATCGACTTAATCTCGCGCCAGAAGGCCGACCTCGAAATCATCATGCACACGATCATGGAGCACGGCGATACCCTCGACACCCAGTGGCATCAAAAGTTCTGCGCCGCCATGGTGCGGGCCGACATCGACGGGCTCACCCAGATCGCCAACCGCCGCCGCTTTGACGAATACCTGGTGCAGCAGTGGGAAAACCTGGCGGCAGAACAGCGGCCCCTGGCGATCGTGCTCTGCGACCTTGACGCATTTAAACTCTACAACGACACCTACGGCCACCCGGCGGGCGATACCTGCCTGGTGCAGGTGGCTACAGTGCTGCGCCACTGCCTACACCACCCCAACGACCTGGTGGCCCGCTACGGCGGCGAAGAATTTGTCGCCATCTTGCCCCGCACTACCCTGGCCGAAGCCCAGGTGGTAGCCCAGCGCTTTCAGCGGGAAGTCTTAGGGCTGCGGATTCCGCACCAGTATTCCACCGTGGCCCCGGTGGTAACCGTCAGCATTGGCGTGGCGGGCACTATTCCCCAGCCCCAGGTTAGCGCCGCTGAGCTGGTGCAACGGGCGGACGAACAGCTTTACCGGGCCAAACACCTGGGCAAAAACCAGATTTTTGCGGCCAGCCTCTAG
- a CDS encoding ATP-binding protein yields MIAAPTPNRFGRFVNCLENSKEYLTICFSPSASARQQRWRNYGLSADFLGDYFATFFPGNPVKAGAPEDLMQRDTVKSAISYIANELLENAIKYHTDRAPDPISISLFLYEDFIVFQSVNLVEPASAEQFKGFIQDVLTASDIDTVFSQQLEKTALGQGSHMGFLTMMCDYGVEFGWGFEPPPQHQELIQVNVQAYLSLKATF; encoded by the coding sequence ATGATTGCAGCTCCTACTCCCAACCGCTTTGGTCGCTTTGTAAACTGTCTAGAAAACAGCAAAGAGTACCTGACTATCTGCTTCTCACCGTCGGCCTCGGCGCGGCAGCAGCGGTGGCGGAACTACGGCCTTTCGGCGGATTTTTTGGGGGACTACTTTGCCACCTTTTTTCCCGGCAACCCGGTCAAGGCCGGGGCTCCTGAAGACTTAATGCAGCGCGACACGGTGAAATCGGCCATCAGCTACATCGCCAATGAGCTGCTAGAAAACGCAATTAAGTACCACACCGATCGCGCCCCCGATCCCATCAGTATTTCGCTATTTTTGTACGAAGACTTTATCGTATTTCAGTCGGTCAATTTGGTTGAGCCTGCCTCAGCAGAGCAGTTTAAAGGGTTTATTCAAGATGTGCTCACCGCCAGCGACATCGACACAGTGTTTTCCCAACAGCTGGAAAAAACCGCCCTGGGGCAAGGCTCGCACATGGGCTTTTTGACAATGATGTGCGACTACGGTGTGGAGTTTGGCTGGGGATTTGAGCCCCCGCCCCAGCACCAAGAGCTGATTCAGGTGAATGTGCAGGCCTATCTCAGTCTAAAGGCCACCTTTTGA
- a CDS encoding transporter substrate-binding protein: MAYSSSIDPIRVGILHSTTGAMAASEAPLVEAALMAIDEINQAGGVLSRPLLPVVADGASAPERFVQAAQHLLAADQVATVFGGWTSMSRKAVLPVLEAHNRLLWYPVHYEGLEQSPWVFYTGSCLNQQVEPALDWLLSQGRRRLFLIGSDHLFPRVTNKVIRGQLKHRQGTVVGEAYVPLGATDLSDLTKRLWLAQPDAVVNTLNGPSNLPFYTQCQALGLSADRMPILTVSIGELELRQMGAAAAGHYACWSYFQSLETPANQAFVARFKQRYGGDRVTTDAIEAAYAQVYLWRAAVTAAQTTATNPVRQAAYHQRWEAPSGTLCCEPNHHLQKRCHVGQAQADGQFRIVYSSPGSIRPLPWLGMEHQTFSAATVVIEMLGEVSDCVQSSWELEQQSRRLAHALTQLRQEVKQRQLAEAALRTANAEITALNQSLQTDNSRLSAELSVARQLQQMVLPRPEELTAIADLEVAAATVTAAEVGGDYYDLLSAAKPAAGHPHTTLAIGDVTGHGLESGVLMIMTQTAVRTLQALGLADGAIAPAQALQAINAVIYQNRQRMGSHRHLSLALLDYHQGTLTLTGQHEEVLVVRASGTVERVDTVDLGYPVGLVADVAPFVAQHTIDLAVGDGVVLYTDGITEAENSQRHLYGVDRLVAAVGQAWSGSAEAVQAAVMEDVRSHIQDHTVFDDMTLVVLKRRV, translated from the coding sequence ATGGCCTATTCGTCCTCCATCGATCCAATTCGGGTTGGCATTCTTCACTCCACCACCGGGGCAATGGCCGCCAGTGAAGCCCCCCTGGTGGAGGCGGCCCTCATGGCCATTGACGAAATCAATCAGGCGGGCGGCGTACTCAGTCGCCCCCTGCTACCGGTGGTGGCCGACGGGGCCTCAGCCCCCGAGCGGTTTGTGCAGGCCGCCCAGCATCTGCTGGCCGCCGATCAGGTGGCCACCGTCTTTGGCGGCTGGACGTCCATGAGCCGCAAGGCCGTGCTGCCGGTGCTCGAAGCCCACAATCGGCTGCTGTGGTACCCCGTTCACTACGAGGGGTTAGAGCAGTCGCCCTGGGTGTTTTACACCGGCTCGTGCCTCAACCAGCAGGTGGAACCCGCCCTCGACTGGCTGCTGAGCCAGGGCCGCCGTCGTCTGTTTTTAATTGGCTCTGATCATCTGTTTCCCCGAGTCACCAACAAGGTGATTCGAGGGCAGCTAAAGCATCGCCAGGGGACAGTGGTGGGCGAGGCCTACGTACCCCTGGGGGCCACTGACTTGAGCGACTTGACCAAGCGCCTTTGGCTGGCCCAGCCCGATGCAGTGGTTAACACCCTCAACGGGCCCAGCAATTTGCCCTTCTACACCCAGTGCCAGGCGCTGGGCCTGAGCGCCGATCGCATGCCGATTTTGACCGTCAGCATCGGCGAACTAGAACTGCGGCAGATGGGTGCAGCTGCCGCCGGGCACTACGCCTGCTGGAGCTATTTTCAAAGCCTGGAGACCCCCGCTAACCAGGCCTTTGTGGCCCGGTTTAAGCAGCGCTACGGCGGCGATCGCGTCACCACCGATGCCATTGAAGCGGCCTACGCCCAGGTATATCTGTGGCGGGCCGCTGTCACCGCCGCCCAGACCACCGCCACCAACCCGGTACGCCAGGCCGCCTACCACCAGCGCTGGGAGGCCCCCAGTGGCACCCTCTGCTGCGAGCCCAACCACCATCTGCAAAAGCGCTGCCACGTGGGCCAGGCCCAGGCCGACGGTCAGTTTCGCATTGTTTACTCCAGCCCCGGCTCAATTCGCCCGCTGCCCTGGCTGGGGATGGAACACCAGACGTTTTCGGCGGCGACTGTGGTGATTGAGATGCTGGGGGAAGTGTCGGACTGTGTGCAGTCGAGCTGGGAGCTAGAACAGCAGTCGCGGCGGCTGGCTCACGCCCTGACCCAGCTGCGCCAGGAGGTCAAACAGCGGCAGCTGGCCGAGGCCGCCCTGCGAACCGCCAACGCCGAAATTACCGCCCTCAACCAGTCCCTTCAGACCGACAACTCGCGCCTGAGTGCCGAACTGTCGGTGGCGCGTCAGCTCCAGCAGATGGTGCTGCCCCGACCGGAGGAACTGACGGCGATCGCCGATCTAGAGGTCGCCGCCGCCACGGTCACCGCCGCCGAGGTCGGGGGCGACTACTACGACCTGCTGAGTGCAGCCAAACCCGCCGCCGGGCATCCCCACACCACCCTGGCCATCGGCGATGTCACCGGCCACGGGCTCGAGAGCGGCGTGCTGATGATTATGACCCAAACCGCCGTGCGCACCCTGCAAGCCCTGGGGCTGGCCGACGGCGCGATCGCCCCGGCCCAGGCCCTGCAGGCCATCAACGCGGTGATCTACCAAAACCGGCAGCGCATGGGGTCGCACCGCCACCTCTCCCTGGCCCTGCTGGACTACCACCAGGGCACCCTCACCCTTACCGGCCAGCACGAAGAGGTGCTGGTGGTGCGGGCCAGCGGCACCGTAGAGCGAGTTGACACCGTCGATCTGGGCTACCCCGTGGGTCTGGTAGCCGATGTTGCTCCCTTTGTGGCCCAGCACACCATTGACCTGGCGGTCGGCGATGGGGTAGTACTCTACACCGACGGCATCACCGAGGCCGAAAACAGCCAGCGGCATCTCTACGGCGTCGATCGCCTGGTGGCAGCCGTGGGGCAGGCCTGGTCGGGCTCCGCCGAGGCCGTGCAGGCCGCCGTGATGGAGGACGTGCGATCGCATATCCAAGACCACACCGTTTTTGACGATATGACCCTGGTCGTGCTCAAGCGTCGCGTCTAG